The following are from one region of the Corylus avellana chromosome ca1, CavTom2PMs-1.0 genome:
- the LOC132182235 gene encoding uncharacterized protein LOC132182235, translating to MVLSFSEEDAKGIMLPHDDALVVTVTVANHVLHRILVDNGSSADILYWSVFKQIGIDRSRIKPFGSPLVGFAREQVQPIGIISLPVTAGIALRQSTIMVDFLVVDRPSTCNIISQPTLNKLKAVTSTYHLKMKFSIEEGVGEVKGSRKEGEPKGEPAELLEDVTIANGKVVKIGSQLSSEVREGLVTFLKENQEVFAWTHEDTPGISPKDVLHQLNVDSSMKLVKQKRRKFAPERNMAIAEEVEKLLRARFIEEVHYSDRLANVVLVKKSNGKWKMSVNFTDLNKACLKDSFPLPLIDALVDSTPGYGLLSFMDAFSGYNQICMHPEYKEKTTFITN from the exons ATGGTCTTATCATTCTCCGAAGAAGATGCGAAGGGAATAATGCTGCCCCACGACGATGCATTGGTGGTAACGGTGACAGTGGCCAACCATGTGCTCCATCGGATCTTAGTGGACAATGGAAGCTCAGCTGACATCCTCTATTGGTCAGTTTTCAAACAAATTGGTATTGATCGCAGCAGGATCAAACCATTCGGTTCTCCCTTAGTCGGATTTGCGAGAGAGCAAGTCCAACCTATTGGGATTATCTCACTTCCTGTAACAGCAGGAATAGCTCTCAGGCAGTCAACTATCATGGTAGACTTCTTGGTGGTCGACCGACCGTCTACTTGCAACATAATCAGTCAGCCAACCTTGAATAAGTTGAAAGCTGTAACTTCAACCTACCACCTAAAGATGAAGTTTTCGATAGAAGAAGGAGTCGGAGAGGTCAAGG GAAGCAGAAAGGAAGGTGAACCGAAAGGCGAACCTGCCGAGCTACTAGAAGATGTGACGATAGCAAACGGCAAAGTAGTGAAGATTGGATCTCAACTCTCCTCGGAGGTCCGAGAAGGCCTCGTCACTTTTCTAAAAGAGAACCAAGAAGTATTTGCGTGGACACATGAAGACACGCCAGGCATTAGCCCTAAAGATGTACTTCACCAACTCAATGTGGATTCGAGTATGAAACTGgtgaagcaaaagagaagaaaatttgcTCCTGAGCGAAATATGGCAATAGCCGAAGAGGTGGAGAAGCTGCTTAGAGCTCGGTTTATTGAAGAAGTGCATTATTCCGATAGGTTAgccaatgtagtattggtcaaGAAATCCAATGGGAAGTGGAAAATGTCTGTAAACTTCACCGACCTTAACAAAGCTTGTCTGAAAGATAGCTTTCCTTTGCCCCTCATTGATGCATTGGTTGACTCAACACCTGGATACGGATTGCTCAGCTTTATGGATGCCTTTTCCGGTTACAACCAAATCTGCATGCATCCggaatataaagaaaaaactacGTTTATTACAAACTGA